From the Clostridium putrefaciens genome, one window contains:
- a CDS encoding condensation domain-containing protein: protein MSLNKAPLMKLGIIKIDEENHICIIHIISDGTSVDLLLNEFCAAYKGENVQDVKVQYKYFVVWQKNLLSNENMKDKEKYWLGDFKEFIPKVVLLTDRIKDLSKPYNGDSIVYKLSDEIVIKMKKVVAVEGITMHNLVFADYSLLLNIYSEQKDIEDLKKFLKAKLPEYMIPTYFIILAFETDYPRGEIQSFKGDVMEFSVGEELYKSLVNTT from the coding sequence ATAAGTTTAAATAAAGCACCATTAATGAAATTAGGTATTATTAAGATAGATGAAGAAAATCATATATGTATTATACATATTATTTCAGATGGAACCTCTGTAGATTTATTGTTAAATGAATTCTGTGCAGCTTATAAGGGTGAGAATGTACAAGATGTAAAAGTTCAATATAAATATTTCGTTGTTTGGCAAAAGAATTTGTTAAGTAATGAAAATATGAAAGATAAAGAAAAATATTGGTTAGGCGATTTTAAAGAATTCATACCTAAAGTAGTTTTACTTACAGATAGAATTAAGGATTTAAGTAAACCTTATAATGGAGATAGTATAGTATATAAGTTATCTGATGAAATTGTAATAAAAATGAAAAAAGTTGTTGCAGTTGAAGGTATAACTATGCATAATTTAGTATTTGCTGATTACTCTTTATTATTGAATATATATTCAGAACAAAAAGATATAGAAGACCTTAAAAAGTTTTTAAAAGCCAAGTTACCTGAATATATGATACCAACTTATTTTATTATATTAGCTTTTGAAACGGACTATCCAAGAGGGGAGATTCAAAGCTTTAAAGGTGATGTAATGGAATTTAGTGTTGGAGAAGAGTTATATAAATCTTTAGTAAATACAACCTAA
- a CDS encoding gamma carbonic anhydrase family protein, producing MIRNFEDKKPNIHEEVFVADSADVIGDVTLERNVNIWFGAVLRADGMPIYVGEGTNIQDNCVVHIHNEKFSTYIGKNVTVGHSAIVHACKVGDNCLIGMGAIILDGAEIGSNTIVAAGSIVPPGKIISPGVLCMGSPVKVLRDLTEEEKLELIVSAENYIKLSKQYNK from the coding sequence ATGATTAGAAATTTTGAAGATAAAAAACCAAATATACATGAAGAGGTTTTTGTAGCTGATAGTGCAGATGTAATTGGAGATGTAACATTAGAAAGGAATGTTAATATATGGTTTGGAGCTGTGCTTAGAGCTGATGGAATGCCAATATATGTAGGCGAAGGCACTAATATTCAAGATAATTGTGTAGTACATATTCATAATGAGAAGTTTTCTACCTATATAGGAAAAAATGTAACAGTAGGTCATAGTGCTATAGTTCACGCTTGCAAGGTAGGCGATAACTGCCTTATAGGTATGGGTGCCATAATTTTAGATGGAGCTGAGATAGGTAGTAATACAATTGTTGCTGCAGGGAGCATAGTTCCTCCAGGAAAGATTATATCTCCAGGAGTTTTATGTATGGGATCACCTGTGAAGGTTTTAAGAGACCTTACAGAAGAAGAGAAATTGGAACTTATAGTTTCGGCAGAAAATTATATTAAGCTTTCAAAACAATATAACAAATAA
- a CDS encoding IS30 family transposase: MSNNKLCKGKHLRIEDRFIIEYGLDQNYTLKEIAERVKKDPTTISKEIKRNRFLKANKLKENDLQSCQHRRSCTKTNLCTSNCGKQCKKCRFINCYRTCNEYSIKKCSKLNRYPYVCNSCSTVTTCTGEKSYYKAKVVDTQYKELLAFSREGLNITSKELKNMDEVISPLILKGQSISHIFTHHKDEINCCERTLYYYFDKNAFTARNIDLPRKVKYKPRKKSTPPVIRESTDRIGRTFDDFVKFIEDNPNIPVVEMDTVHGTRSGKVLLTFFFRNCSLMLAFLIDSCSQLSVKEVIDTLYEVLGHEIFNRSFPIILTDNGSEFKKPEGLELDAEGNQRTKIFYCNPMASYQKPHVEKNHEYIRYIIPKGKSFSNRTQEDITLMINHINSTARASLNGNTPFKLAQMLLDDSLLEKLSLEHIPADEVHLKPALF, encoded by the coding sequence ATGTCAAATAATAAGTTATGCAAAGGAAAACACCTTAGAATAGAAGATCGCTTTATAATTGAATATGGGTTAGATCAAAATTACACTTTAAAAGAAATTGCTGAAAGAGTTAAGAAGGACCCAACTACTATCTCTAAGGAGATTAAGCGAAATAGATTTCTTAAAGCAAATAAGCTAAAAGAAAACGATCTACAATCATGCCAACACCGAAGAAGTTGTACTAAGACAAACTTGTGTACTAGTAACTGTGGCAAGCAGTGTAAGAAATGTAGATTTATAAACTGTTACAGGACTTGTAATGAATATTCAATCAAGAAGTGCTCTAAACTTAACCGATACCCGTATGTTTGCAACAGTTGTAGCACAGTTACTACGTGTACCGGTGAAAAGAGCTATTATAAAGCTAAAGTTGTAGATACACAGTATAAAGAACTTTTAGCATTCTCTAGAGAAGGACTTAATATAACTTCAAAAGAACTAAAAAATATGGATGAAGTAATATCACCACTTATTTTAAAAGGACAATCAATATCTCATATTTTCACTCATCATAAAGATGAAATAAATTGTTGTGAAAGAACGTTATACTATTATTTTGATAAAAATGCTTTTACAGCAAGAAACATTGATTTGCCTAGAAAAGTGAAATATAAACCTAGAAAGAAATCTACACCTCCTGTAATTAGAGAATCTACTGATAGAATTGGCAGAACCTTTGATGACTTTGTTAAGTTTATTGAGGATAATCCTAATATTCCTGTAGTAGAGATGGATACTGTCCACGGCACACGAAGTGGCAAAGTTCTCTTAACATTCTTTTTTAGAAATTGTTCATTAATGTTAGCATTTCTCATTGATAGTTGTAGTCAATTATCTGTAAAAGAAGTCATAGACACTCTGTATGAGGTGTTAGGCCATGAAATATTTAATCGTAGCTTTCCTATTATTCTAACGGATAACGGCTCCGAATTTAAAAAACCTGAAGGTTTAGAATTAGATGCTGAGGGAAATCAAAGAACTAAAATATTCTATTGTAACCCTATGGCTTCTTATCAGAAGCCGCACGTAGAAAAGAATCATGAATACATAAGGTATATAATACCTAAAGGAAAATCTTTTAGTAATCGTACTCAAGAAGATATTACCTTAATGATAAATCATATTAATAGTACAGCAAGAGCCAGTTTAAACGGAAACACACCATTCAAACTAGCCCAAATGTTATTAGATGATTCGTTACTAGAGAAGCTATCTTTAGAACATATCCCAGCAGATGAAGTACATTTAAAACCTGCACTTTTTTAA
- a CDS encoding condensation domain-containing protein: MHMILFSAYSDLLVMYTNQDDLIIGIPVVGRNHKDLEDIIGMLVNTLPIRRYPNPNKYFSDFLHENKNNLLDFYNYQDANISTLIDKLGVKK; this comes from the coding sequence ATGCATATGATATTGTTTTCAGCATATAGTGATCTACTTGTCATGTATACAAATCAAGATGATTTAATTATTGGAATACCGGTAGTTGGAAGAAATCATAAAGATTTAGAAGATATAATTGGAATGCTTGTAAATACATTACCAATAAGACGTTATCCAAACCCAAATAAATACTTTAGTGATTTTTTACATGAAAATAAGAATAATTTATTAGATTTCTATAATTATCAAGATGCAAATATTAGTACATTGATAGATAAATTAGGGGTAAAGAAATAG
- a CDS encoding vitamin B12-dependent ribonucleotide reductase — translation MESIKDVFKRYYTKSLEKDHTKTVYDLFQWKKVNVLLKDHKSGKVLTDMKDLEFPISYSQSACDIIASKYFRKAGVPNELGIETSMKMVAHRMVSFWVESLKEENLIKTKEESEIFYDEMVYGLLNQMYAPNSPQWFNTGLALSYGIKGSPQGNFYYDKETKAVVSSPDSYTRTQASACFIVSIEDKLLGKNSISQQYVTETKLFKGGSGTGTNFSSLRAEGEKLSGGGYSSGLMSFLKGFDRNAGAIKSGGTTRRAAKMVCLDIDHPEIEQFISWKAKEEDKVRALGKMGYDADFEGEAYQTVSGQNSNNSLRINDEFMGKVCDLNKNPEATIELKGRVDSRVNKEIQVQDLWNLFNESSWKCADPAPQFSDTFNAWHTCPGGEDGVLNAPYNRLNSTNPCGEYAFLDNTSCNLSSINVYKFYDNDTKKFDLDGYLHIVSLNQLLLEASINWGQFPTEDIARRTHLFRTTGLGIANIASLFMVMGYPYASEEARNIAASLIGIMTARSYSISALMAKEIGTFEKYEINKPYMLKVIKNHARVAGALKSPYEDLNYSPLEVNHSLLVNNKLKFLSENLKKEWSKAVSLGESHGYRNAQVSVIAPTGTISFAMDCAATSIEPFFSHIVYKKLSGGGYMTLGNPIIEESLKALGYSETEVSDIIEYITRTKEVFEGDFKYDKIVDGKIEGAPHLKKEHLAIFDTANTCGTGERYIASEGHVKMVAAITPLISGAISKTVNLPKDASIEDFKDIVITSWKLGVKGISLYRDSSKASQPLNTSLFSDANLNLEDLSYKELLQRANEMNLSLNVSRRDKPEGIRTGTTHPAQIDDVKVYTTVNRNANGEITEIYITTDREGTIITGLLNSLSKSISVMLQYHVPATDIARMLRGQKYEPYGFVQKHPYIKYVSSISDLISKVIDIENDDYSRCQIKPAGYENLNIPISTPIDLTEVLNTASDSDIKSHTHGGERVYGSTCPTCSSTRMMRNGTCMVCLDCGSTTGCS, via the coding sequence ATGGAATCAATTAAAGATGTCTTTAAAAGATATTATACAAAGTCCTTAGAAAAAGACCATACTAAAACTGTATATGATTTATTTCAGTGGAAAAAAGTTAACGTACTTTTAAAAGATCACAAGTCTGGAAAAGTACTTACAGATATGAAAGACTTAGAATTTCCTATAAGCTATTCTCAAAGTGCTTGTGATATAATTGCTTCAAAGTATTTTAGAAAAGCTGGTGTTCCAAATGAACTAGGGATAGAAACTAGCATGAAAATGGTAGCCCACAGAATGGTTAGTTTTTGGGTAGAGTCTTTAAAAGAAGAAAACTTAATTAAAACTAAGGAAGAATCTGAAATATTTTATGATGAAATGGTTTATGGACTATTAAATCAAATGTATGCACCAAATTCACCTCAATGGTTTAACACAGGACTTGCTTTAAGTTATGGAATAAAAGGCTCACCTCAGGGAAACTTTTATTATGATAAAGAAACAAAGGCTGTAGTCTCATCACCTGACTCTTATACAAGAACTCAAGCTTCAGCATGTTTTATAGTTTCAATTGAAGATAAACTTCTAGGAAAGAACTCTATCTCACAGCAGTACGTAACTGAAACAAAGCTATTTAAAGGCGGTTCAGGTACCGGCACTAACTTCTCTAGCTTAAGAGCTGAAGGAGAAAAACTTTCTGGTGGTGGATATTCTTCTGGATTGATGAGCTTTCTAAAAGGTTTTGATAGAAATGCTGGTGCTATAAAGTCTGGCGGAACTACAAGACGCGCAGCTAAAATGGTGTGCCTTGACATAGATCATCCTGAAATAGAACAATTCATATCCTGGAAGGCTAAAGAAGAGGATAAAGTAAGAGCTCTTGGTAAAATGGGATATGATGCAGACTTTGAAGGAGAAGCTTACCAAACTGTATCTGGTCAAAATAGCAATAATTCACTAAGAATAAATGATGAGTTTATGGGAAAAGTTTGCGATTTAAACAAAAACCCAGAAGCTACTATAGAATTAAAGGGTAGAGTAGATTCAAGAGTAAATAAAGAAATTCAAGTTCAAGATTTATGGAATCTATTTAATGAATCTTCTTGGAAATGTGCAGATCCTGCTCCTCAGTTTTCTGATACTTTCAATGCGTGGCACACATGCCCTGGTGGAGAAGATGGAGTATTAAATGCACCTTATAACAGATTAAATTCAACTAATCCTTGTGGAGAATATGCATTTTTAGATAATACATCTTGTAATCTTTCATCTATAAATGTTTATAAATTTTATGATAATGACACTAAGAAATTTGATTTAGATGGATATTTACATATTGTAAGTTTAAATCAACTATTACTAGAAGCTTCAATAAATTGGGGACAGTTCCCAACAGAAGATATTGCAAGAAGAACCCATTTATTTAGAACTACAGGTCTTGGTATTGCTAACATAGCTTCTTTATTTATGGTAATGGGATATCCTTATGCTTCAGAAGAAGCACGTAACATTGCAGCTTCTTTAATAGGTATAATGACAGCTCGCTCCTACTCAATTTCAGCTTTAATGGCAAAAGAAATAGGAACCTTTGAAAAGTATGAAATAAATAAACCTTATATGCTTAAAGTAATAAAAAATCATGCAAGAGTTGCTGGAGCATTAAAGTCTCCTTATGAAGATCTTAACTACTCACCTTTAGAAGTAAATCATAGTTTACTTGTAAATAATAAGCTAAAATTTTTAAGTGAAAACTTAAAGAAAGAGTGGTCAAAAGCTGTTTCTCTTGGTGAAAGTCATGGATATAGAAATGCACAAGTTTCCGTAATAGCACCAACAGGAACTATTTCCTTTGCTATGGACTGTGCTGCAACTTCTATTGAGCCCTTCTTTAGCCACATAGTTTATAAAAAGCTATCTGGTGGAGGTTACATGACACTTGGGAATCCTATTATAGAGGAATCTTTAAAAGCACTTGGCTATAGTGAAACAGAGGTTTCAGACATAATCGAATATATAACTAGAACTAAAGAGGTTTTTGAAGGTGACTTTAAATATGACAAAATAGTAGATGGTAAAATTGAAGGTGCACCTCACCTTAAAAAAGAACATCTAGCTATATTTGACACTGCCAATACTTGTGGTACTGGTGAGAGATATATTGCCTCAGAAGGACACGTTAAAATGGTGGCTGCTATTACACCTTTAATTTCTGGTGCAATTTCAAAAACTGTTAATCTTCCTAAAGATGCTTCCATTGAAGACTTTAAAGACATTGTTATAACTTCTTGGAAACTAGGCGTAAAAGGTATTTCCCTTTATAGAGACTCTTCTAAAGCTAGTCAACCATTAAATACTTCATTATTTAGTGATGCAAATTTAAATCTAGAAGATCTTAGTTACAAAGAGCTATTACAAAGAGCAAATGAAATGAATTTATCTTTAAATGTATCAAGAAGAGATAAACCAGAAGGAATAAGAACTGGAACTACACACCCAGCTCAAATAGATGATGTTAAGGTGTATACTACAGTTAATAGAAATGCTAATGGAGAAATTACAGAAATTTATATAACTACAGATAGAGAAGGCACAATAATCACAGGACTACTTAACTCTTTATCTAAATCAATATCTGTAATGCTTCAATATCATGTTCCTGCTACAGATATAGCAAGAATGCTTAGAGGCCAAAAATACGAACCTTATGGATTCGTTCAAAAACATCCATATATAAAATATGTATCCTCAATTTCTGATCTTATAAGTAAAGTTATAGATATAGAAAATGATGACTACTCAAGATGTCAAATAAAACCTGCTGGCTATGAGAACTTAAATATACCAATCTCTACCCCAATAGATCTAACTGAAGTTTTAAACACAGCTTCAGACAGTGATATTAAGTCCCATACACATGGCGGAGAAAGAGTCTATGGAAGCACATGCCCTACTTGTTCTAGTACTAGAATGATGAGAAATGGAACTTGCATGGTATGCCTAGATTGTGGATCCACTACAGGATGTAGCTAA